The following is a genomic window from Amphiura filiformis chromosome 4, Afil_fr2py, whole genome shotgun sequence.
TGAAGACCCCAGTAGATAAAGTAGTTAAGGGCcattttgacgaaattgagttactgggggtcaaacatttttttctgaaaatatggGTCGATTTGACCCCATCCAAgtaggggtcacgtgaggggtcaagtACTAagtagggtcaaaatttcaaaatggtccgatttgtttcaaattggtcttaaattactccttacaaaaatatatagtttgccatatctaacCTGCTTAGTTTAGCAGTTATAGGGTCAaggtcaatcaaaggtcaaacaaggtcaaattttcaacaacgtccgatttgcataaatgatacaccaaattgttcctctcgatatgggcattttaaaaatatatacttttaactATTATTAACTTTCAATTCTGTGAAAATGCAATTGTTTAAATCTCACCCATAGTTTTAGTGGAAAAAGTAGTCAAGTACAAaatactgattattgattatagaaAATCAATAAATGACAAATCCTTGATTGATAGCTACATTAAGTACAATATCCATATCAAGTCATTACTGTAAGTTTTAGACCAAAATAACCAAGTTTGTGGTCAATAGAAAAAAATCATAACTTTAAACCCATGTTTCTCAAAACTGTTATTTTGGCACTTAACTACTTTATCCACTAAGGTCTTCATATGTTAAaaacaatatggggtctttgtgtgACAGCAATTAAGATTTGCAGTTACACATACAgacagtggtggcaccagaaattgttttgtattatgttactttatactcattttgttgagttggtagttttgagatatttggtctaagttgatgttctttgcttgcCGCCACCTGTACAAGCCTTTGTGAATGGctcattgtgcccccattcacaaaggacatatcaTACTCAGTggacaccaacgcagtagccagggcgttttgagtgactaacacctttcgactttacgctgattttgtGGTAGCAACTTGCAAGTCACATATATTGGGGGAAGGCAAGATCTGGGTATTTACGCTCAATAGTTTAATACCGTGATTACTCTGTAAATTCCCAAGATCAAATTAAGTTAATCTATTCGATTACAAAGAGGGACAAATCCAAGTTTAGATTAAAAACTCTTTAAAAAATAGATTAAAAATGAGCTAATCAGAATTAGATTACCATTTTTTAATCTCATATATTGAAATTCAAATCCACTAGAGCGAGTTTCTTGagttaaaaaaaaacagtttCTCTACTGAAAGTTGAAACTTAGCCACACACAGGTGCCAACCAAAAATCATCTATCAAACATTCACAAGCCAGCTATCACTGACCACATTGCCTCTAGCATTCATTCTATGAATTAattgtgaatcctttcatgtttagtcttgtTACCTATATCTGAAAAAGTCTttccacaatatttacattggtatggtttctctttggcgTGAATCCTGCTTTCATGTACAGTTTTGTTTCCTGactgtgagaaagtcttttcacaatatctacattggtatggtttctctttggtgtgaatccatTCATGTTTAGTCTTGTTACCTAGGTTTGAGAAACTCATTTCACAATAttgacattgatatggtttctgtttgttgtgaatcctttcatgtctagtcttgtctCCTGCCTGTGAAAAACTCTTTTCACAATgtttacattggaatggtttctctttggtatgaatcctcctttcatgtttagtcttATTACCTACgtgtgagaaactcttttcacaatatttacattgataaggtttctctttgatgtgaatcctttcatgactagTCTTGTTACCTGAATCTGAGAAactctttttacaatatttacattggtatggtttctctttggtgtgaatcctcctttcatgtctagtcttgtctTCGGGctgtgagaaagtcttttcacaatatttacattggtatggtttctttttgctgtgaatcctttcatgcctGGTCTTGTGACCCGACTGTGAGAAAGTCTttccacaatatttacattggtatggtttctcctTGGTATGAATCCTCCTTTCATGCTTGGTCTTGTGACTTGAcattgagaaactcttttcacaatatttacattgatatggtttctgtttggtgtgaatcctttcatgtctagtctgaTCCCCAGCCTGTGAAAAAGTCTttccacaatatttacattggtatggtttctcctTGGTATGAATCCTCCTTTCATGATTGGTCTTGTGACCTGAcattgagaaactcttttcacaatatttacattgataaggtttctgtttggtgtgaatcctttcatgtctagtctgaTCTCCAGCCTGTGAAAAAGtcctttcacaatatttacattggtatggcttctctttggtatgaatcctttcatgtctagtcttgttaCATAAATGTGAAAAagtctttttacaatatttacattggtatggtttctctttggtgtgaatcctttcatgtacagtcttgttaCCTAAATCTGCTAAactctttttacaatatttacattggtatggtttctctttggtgtgaatcctttcatgtacagttttGTTAACTGAATtcgagaaactcttttcacaatatttacattggtatggcttctctttggtgtgaatcctctCATGTCTAGTCTTGTTACCTGactgtgagaaagtcttttcacaatatttacactgATAggatttctctttggtgtgaatctttTCATGGCAAGTCTTGGTACCTACAtatgagaaagtcttttcacaataattACGTTGGTAtggcttctctttagtgtgaatcgTTTCATGTGTATTCTGTGCACCTGGGCAGGAGAAACTCCtgttgcaatatgtacattggtatggtttcactGTACAACTCCTTTTATGTATAGTCTGTGCTCTGTACCAGTATCTGTTTAATTTTGCTCTATGTCTTATCACATGTTTCATATAATAATTCAAATTACTGAAAAACCGTCTGCAGTAGATACATCTGTATGGTTGAAAACTGTTTGCATTATTTGACTCCAGTTGTACTTGATATGTCCTGCACTGTAAATGCTGAAATTGGAATCTAGTCTTCATGGCTctgaaatgagaaagaaaagataTAATTAATCAGtaaaaagtattgttttagaagtACATGTAATTGAATGGACATGAGGCTACTTAAAGGGACATGATCACAGATTTGAAGCTTTACGAAATGGTGAACCACTGAGCCTACATAAAAGTTAATGTTGAGGAATGAGGATATATTGTATGAGCTTCACATTATACACGATTTAGGAGTAGGTTATATGCTTTTAAATCATATTGAAATTGTGGATaaaaaattggtttatttaggaagcaTACTTGCACAATCTCTatgtcaaatgttttgaagacacAACATGTGTAAGATgtgtttgaattttgaattatatcactgtcaaattgtgtgctatacatgcaaatcacacctcaaatggattttttatcttttatttttaatcttATCTAATTGTGTtttacaagtattcactgagaaccgcaagtaACAAGAACCACAATTTTTTCCTATGACACTAACACACaaaattttatactttttgatccAAAATacaacttttccaccctatatgatatttgtggcaccctgtatatcaacttaAAAATTGCAACATTGTcttccttacactttcagctttatgatgaaataaaaattgtagGTTTCTGACAATCATGAGATGAATTACAATCATTTTTGTGTGAAAGtgtgattattttttaaattttgagcaTGTAACgtatttggcccccaattcattaCGCACAacccttaaggccagagtaatggaagacacatccatccacacccgaatttgagatttcttgatatttatcaacactgatgtattctttcacttgaaactgatgaaatacaacttgctaatatttactcgtatttttgcttgatttatttcactcgtttcaactctaaaaagtcacatgtcTCAAAAAAtgtgcgaatgcgaaatattgtgattacatgcACGATTCGTGTGGcatgacgcggcgcaactctgcgcgtatgtgcaacgcagtcaaggcgcattcggtatgttgttaacgccagcaaatgtggtgtaaacaaaaaaaatttgcagtcaaaatgccacttagattttttaattaccgtattttgaattttggcgcactgaaagcagacattatagattcattaattggtgcaaaaagatgcatatttagaccatgcacccgatacagcttttacaagcgtgaaagtctttccgttttaaaatataaggacgttttgtgcataattttgacattttttacaaaaacatcgatttctcagagttcacttttgacaatattgcacgatttttgtgacaagataactcgaaaaatatgcaagcaaaaagtaaactttttgcactatcgtttagagtacatcaaagtctagggaaggttttctcattttttcaaattattaaacaaaaatgtacaccattatgtgcaatttttagcttaatagagtgacaaaattgcttttttcacatgtttttttctatatttcgaaaaaagagacgaatttgtaaaaaataaaaaaccttccctaagttcatatctgttcttcatgaaaagctaactgatttttttttactccgaaacggattttttttctaagtggtcacaaaaaaattggggtaaaaaagtatttttgtaattttcaaaaactagagatttctgaacaaatctgacgtcagcATGAGactccttgactcatttcctttccaaaaatgtatagtttcatatactttggacatacaattaagaaataatgatgctcgaaaaggtccatgttctctcccattactctgcccttaaagcccttgagtaaagaaagccaaaactgaaaacatttttgtcatagcactttccgtaacaaagttacatcttgtcaaagattgactttcatcaaaaatattctgctagcaaaattccccaaaacagcatttaggggtgtttctagatcttagtctcatggcgatagcagcttttttgaatggaactgctatcaaaatccctctaaaattccatgtgcgagtggctcatcaccataaaaaaatcatataaactgagctcaaaaagaaacttattttttacaacttgtgaatcacaaggtcatatcttaaaatgctgtaaatcaaaatgaaccaaaattacacacaggattaccttaatactctactcaaaacacatgtcagtaaccaagcagttgtccaactgacacaacagcaacatgcactgtcatgggacagcttcctggactttcttcactttcacagcctaacatttggcacccaggaccaaaaatctgtgagaatgcacacaagatccttgcacagatgatgaaacggggctgctttctgcttttcatacacttttttcatgaaacagggcagACCTGTGAATGTGGTACAGGAAACTGtgccatgacagtgcattttgctgttgtgtattgagtagagtattgaagtaaatctgtgtgttattttggttcaatttgatggacaggatttcaagatatgaccttgtgaaaaagtttcttttgagctcagtttatttgggtcaagtgaagtatagaaaacacatttatgtaggtttccttcaccgacctgttctcgaaaattttttcaaatttctatgtaaatatgcattttgtttgggccccggtctagacaaatttcgctgactagcaaatgtgttctaaggtttgcctgggatacctatattCTATGTATCTGTCTAATCACCATCTCTGGTTGTCGCATCAGAGTATAACTtcatattattttgatgaaataagaatcaaaatatatattctggtatgtaggcctataacaaccGTTCAGTTATAAAAATATATGAAAGAACCCCGGGCCGGCCAGGGGAcaaatcataatcatgataattaattaatttccatttaaaggggcatttcgtgatccacagcctcatccccccactttccccaaaaaaaagttgagatttttacaccactggatacctctggctacatagtgtttatgtaccaaatatttcttgcagattaattcgtttagcaaaatatcgccaaatttgaatttcgttctggtgcaccagaacgaaattacaacacattgtctatggagcagtgtaatacactagtgccgtactattacgctgactttcgtattcggcgaggaggacgatttcgacctcctggtttgtttacaaacagagaggtagacaaaagaccgttctgcttgtccaaacactcaagtatcagaaggatggtccacaatagcgtgattcacgtaacatgaatagggattaaaaagctgtcacgtagaaccatgtgcttcttttgtccaatttgccatcaagatttcatatggaaacagttcagacccagtacacgatcatgtcagaaatttatgttttgttctgggtctgattattcggactagtaatacacataatcatgcataactcgcaaacgcaaaatcagaatcaactgaaattttggaaataagcttttttcgtggatatctactgaaaaatgtcataaaaagaggatgctaggatcacgaaatcctcctttaagcttaCCAATTTTTGAGTCGAGTGATTGAGCCGGCAGTGCCATCCATTCGATTTTGAATTGGATGCGATTTCCGATATTATCCACTCACACATGTGCAACTAGAAGGGCTGGGTGTGAACCAAAAACCACACGATGTATTGAAAATGTGTATTGAAATAAACCAACTCTGAAATAGTGACAAATTTTCAGCACCAATTTTCATGGGCTACGAGCTTTCTGTTTAGTGAagttgaaattaagggcgcacgcCACCAAATAATTTCTGGTCACGCGACTTCAGAAAAATGTCATTGTCCGCAGGTGGTGAGcatggtgagtgccgtgcattccctaaattcagtagttgtcaaccgtgtaattgaatatgaatggaattattttgaaattttaaaaaacacttaaaatatcacaaacaagtaggcctatgttaataaataatattaatacaagctaaaaccgttgatgttcgataatgaaccccacaaaactaccCCGAGTGTACGGTAGGCCTATGGAAAATGCCCGGGGGAatgtgtgacgtcagcccgacctagtctcctacacagccagtttgcgtcggtctgacactcgtcgatcctcctatgttcgtgatagccacatacagtctggccgcgagactaaGCCCGACCAAGATCGAGAATTGTCtctgtcactaaacaaaccggcTGGCGACAACTACgaaatgacgatcgctgattggttaatgaatttccaaataaaaaagtTTTCAATCAGTGGCTATATAGCTGATGAATTAGGgggtgacttgtgtaagtgacacaaaCATCGTGCTtataccgcaaacgcaaaatataggcctacgctATTTTGTAGCCacactgaggcgccaatcgtctgatattagagagattgcgaaatttacgtgaaacgtgacacgggaacgcgaacagcaagctacattagtcgaaaatcggttattagggtggtgcaataattatgcgtaccccggggtgaattctcaaaatggtctgccaaaatcgcttgcccccccatttggccgtgccaaaaaacctttgcccccctttcgacgcgccaaaaaattacacatgcaagattttggggaacccgaatttaaaaccttaaattgtcttaacatataatgcgagcgcagcgagcaggaaatttgcatatttgaacgtgttcgtaacgtttttcaaaatatctgtgccaaaaattgcttgccccccctttcgacctgccaaaaattgcttgaccccctttcgacctgccaaaaaatgcttgccccccccttttggcctgccaaaaatctttgcccccctataattcaccccggggtacacataattattgcaccaccccttatgccctctagagggtgaaatctattgtgaattggtcaatcgtggaattaccgtaaggcgattacgttgcggttggtagcaaaaaatgacgttctaaaatgacaaaaaaacgcattataaaatgcaggaaaatgttatgtttatcatgttatgaaacgaatcaaagtatcctaatagaacaattaagtagagtccgacatgtaataaaatccattttgggggttaaaatttgatctcgtatagacaagaagaagtgaacaaatttcgattttttttcgacgcgaattcgaatgggcaaattgcctattcatttgtgtgtggaaaatgcggtccaaaaatcagcttgcgaagaggtgTTTTAgacaagattgtgtcgtgttacggcataaatgcggtataattgtatgtttgggacggggaaaagaagttcgtgcaacgctatttttcgccttgctttttcgttgtgcattaaacagcagtcaaagtgttttgcttatggatactaaaatgtttttaaaacatgataatgcatgtgtttttggttttagttaaaacgttttgataacatatcgatgcatgtttatataaaaataatgaaaactcgtgttatactgaaaaaataatacaacaacattttaagccaaaattcgaaatgctatagtaaacatatttaagtgtctattgtgttagaacgtttatcagcaagtttagaacaaaggtttttttaaatgttattaaaacttttttaatgcccttgaacctcacataacctttaatccgacatttaacgttttctgtaatatatttgtgtttgctgggtagtaatcgaactaggcatattagattatctattttcattttgctttagaaagtaaacagggtattatttatatgataatgacggtttgtttcttgttattcgaataatatacaccaaaacttcccaggcatccaacaccaaactctgtttagattatttagacaaatagcatacacgtttgaacataattataggcctatactcattttccaatagcccgcaaaactcaaatatcgctaatctggactgaatgcttagaacaTTAtaccacagagaacctattcttgagagggcactctattcacgtggtttcttttccaacgctaaaagatcacgaattttggtggtttgcaaatgaaaagtgtccgcactatcgattgattacgtaactgttatgaataatttattaggtttttcaatgcaatcgcctcgacccattaatacatattatctgtattatcaaagtacttggaatagcaatccgatgagttcactgaactacgccctaagtaatactgatggagttttaatggcgttaatcctctccatacacagatgaacaaatacaatagatgaaggtcaacacgtatgacctcctatgtgacatgttatatgtgatgtacaaaaacctgaatatcataaagatcagtattcgtttgtgcatgtgaactgcacgtttacgttgctaaatattactcattatatattatgacaaatattggtattatgacaatacgatatatacattgtatataaaaacgactaatagatcctgctatcatggcgtcaggtcactgttcatcatatcccgtatgtttcttgaaattcactcataggcctatttgagacatttctgtgcccattttataggtgcacaagtAGAGccgtgttgtttttaattttcatttctttttaatgaaagaattaaggtttaccactgcacgggggccacaagagtgatactaattttaatagcgatttcacagaagaggtatttctagtacaatgcagcgtcggactctagctgagagcgtagcctaagtcattatagactccaacaatggctctccatacacaaatgaacaaacacaaaggagggtagtctcctctgtggccagcttgatttcgatggagcgaaaccatattggctgcggaggagacgggtaattttgccatgcaaatgagctgagtgtcgtagccctgaTTATacgatacagccagtcgtatttacatatcaataccgaggaaagtagttcgatgaaagacgataatcttctctggttcgatgcacccaaggtgaatcaatgggtgcttcctattacctttagattatttgtctcagcatagcgccatcatgattgcaattgcgttatacacgtagtcttggttcagaccctatgcggctatcacgaacatactaggaacgacgagcgttaggaccgacacaaactggctgtgtaggaggctagtttggatgtgaacgggaatatgacgttctaccgcaaaatgcagaaatccgtaacccgtatggcgtttcccgtgaacgcctctccgcaatctctctatcgcctttcatgtcatgTCAGCGACTCGAAACGCGTACTCACATACATTGTGTTGATTCAACACAACTACTGTTGATGAATAGGGGGATTTATATCTCCGCATGGCTGTCCATTCCTTGCCTTACGGAGTTAATTCAGCCAATCAGGAAAGACCGTTTTATGAGGTTGtcaccagacggtttgtttagtgatcgagaatgccatacggctgagcggTTTTTGCCGTCTCTCTCCGCCCATATCATGCCGTTGGCCGCCTGTTTGCCCGGTTTAAGTTTACGCTGCGGACTACCCCTGGGAACTACCTCCCTGGACATAACTCAGCAAAGAATGGGAGGTCAACATTCTTCTCACTATAAAGAGAgaagtttaaaattcaatttcacaatTCTCAATGGGAAACACATATTTTTTCTATACctcttgatttcagaggggcgtaagttcataacagaaacagccatgcagaaaatgaacaagcgtaccaccgggacgtaggcctacttacaatagaatatcgatccacggtcaagacatgaaaaggctatgaaacttggcttagctcgtgcccggagctcggatgccgggggggggggccaccagccgttttcggcaattttcacaaggcttttataaattttaaaattgattgggggcaattcgtcaagctacgccctggaaaatgtgttgattttgaatttatagccttgatatctttgatgaaatcaatgctgctattccctgattacaatgtaagggtaggcaacaacaacaatatcaaaaagcaattatttgtaaatcgaatttgggatgaaaatcaacaagacagacttagcaggcctacaaatttctgaattatataaagtaaaaaacaatcaatcacgattcactgcactcagcgaatcaatcaaataggcctaaaactaaaaagaaaggagcaagaaagaataaagaaaaagtgaaaaagaaaaagaaagagagagaaagaaaatgaacgaaaagaaagaaagaaaagaaatgaaaaaaaaaaagaaatgaaaaaagaaagggagaaagaaaagaggaaagaaaggaagtaaaatgagaaaagagaaaaaaaaaattcagccacacggagactcgaacccacaaaaatagttcatactagattcccagtccaacgctctatccactcggccatagatcagcttactcaattgactgttctcaaagcggatgataactataattggatgcaataatctacatgattacaatcgcgtccgcattatggctcttagaataaacacgcatgtcggcgctgaaattttgaacgaactgatggaggaaaacctcgttttttgcaaaactagcttcaagttggagtgaaaatcaaatggaatagcaattggcagaatgttgagaaataatgtaggtattcagatgtctaaattaacgtctcgtaatcaagatatcgataatttcacaaaccagctttttctcaagcaaagtctccaaaatttccccccaaaacgggcttttaaaatttaatctgtactgtatttggttcttccccatggcaacattatttctttgatcgatttgtaatacaatacgaaaaagaagaaaacaatcgctcggtgtggatttatacggagcgcacatttgaaaaaaacctcatggaacgtgtttttgatcttgtgaacatggcatgatgcagtcatgtctacagtagaattcatctcgacctttgcaggacttaaaccccattaaaagctattaaaccaagataacactcattgaagcagctcaactgattaaatcagatcttctctggttgtgtacaagtgtctgttttcaatgtgcgacatcgcaataaagctggtatttcagcttcagttgggtaaccgattataaaggaaacgaaaggaaacaatggtatgtgtaccattgttcacgaaatgacacaaagacctgctttttgttaaccagcattcttcaaaatgagcaacataatgattgttgacttaacacagtttggaaataatttcttcatatttttggtgttatctgtcgtttacatatccttcctaaaacacaaaagtgcgaccctctccaaacatctaaattagctaaaaatttaggacatgttacaaaactttattttctagaacctatttagaataatttaaatgtagcttttaccgttttttttttttatttttaagaagtgagcggtccgataccaatattttcggtcaaatctccattcaattaacacgggagttggctagctatgccttgccctcactcatattttacaaaagtgcgaccatttctgaacatctaacctagctgtaattttaggtcatgttagagaaatatatttgctagaagttttggagaataaataaaatattggctggttatttttcacacagtgatgttaactaggcaagtgtccattctcccaacatacatcatttgttgaggtcacacgtcaatggtgagagcactgtgtattgtgtatagcgCTCTGGGATCGCAGATatattgcgctatataaatgttcgttattattattataggaaaacggacagtaactgcagtatggtgggtaaaaatgctttaaacgaaggattttcaaatttattctaataatttgtatataacacacacaaaaatgttaagctacatccaatgcaccaacatttcactcgctgcgatatttgattactgagaaatccctgttttagagaacaactttatacgtcttt
Proteins encoded in this region:
- the LOC140150676 gene encoding uncharacterized protein codes for the protein MKTRFQFQHLQCRTYQVQLESNNANSFQPYRCIYCRRFFSNLNYYMKHVIRHRAKLNRYWYRAQTIHKRSCTVKPYQCTYCNRSFSCPGAQNTHETIHTKEKPYQRNYCEKTFSYVGTKTCHEKIHTKEKSYQCKYCEKTFSQSGNKTRHERIHTKEKPYQCKYCEKSFSNSVNKTVHERIHTKEKPYQCKYCKKSLADLGNKTVHERIHTKEKPYQCKYCKKTFSHLCNKTRHERIHTKEKPYQCKYCERTFSQAGDQTRHERIHTKQKPYQCKYCEKSFSMSGHKTNHERRIHTKEKPYQCKYCGKTFSQAGDQTRHERIHTKQKPYQCKYCEKSFSMSSHKTKHERRIHTKEKPYQCKYCGKTFSQSGHKTRHERIHSKKKPYQCKYCEKTFSQPEDKTRHERRIHTKEKPYQCKYCKKSFSDSGNKTSHERIHIKEKPYQCKYCEKSFSHVGNKTKHERRIHTKEKPFQCKHCEKSFSQAGDKTRHERIHNKQKPYQCQYCEMSFSNLGNKTKHEWIHTKEKPYQCRYCEKTFSQSGNKTVHESRIHAKEKPYQCKYCGKTFSDIGNKTKHERIHN